Proteins encoded in a region of the Paenibacillus sp. E222 genome:
- a CDS encoding ribose-phosphate diphosphokinase, translating to MTYFDSKLKIFTCNSNPKLAHQIADYIGIPMGESHTTSFSDGEIQVKLSESVRGCHVYIVQSTCLPVNDNLMEMLVMIDALKRASAKTINVVIPYYGYARQDRKARSRDPITAKLVANLIEKAGATRVIAMDLHAMQIQGFFDIPVDHLLGVPILAQYFRSKQIENPVVVSPDHGGVVRARKLADFLNAPLAIIDKRRPEPNVSEVMNIIGNIEGKTAILIDDIIDTAGTIVLGANALMEGGVKEVYACCTHPVLSGPAMERLENAPLKEVIVTDTIPITHANPTSKLKVLSVAPLLGEAIIRVHEELSISKLFEIE from the coding sequence ATGACTTATTTTGATTCGAAACTAAAAATATTTACTTGCAATTCTAACCCCAAGCTTGCCCATCAAATTGCTGATTATATCGGAATTCCTATGGGTGAATCTCACACAACCAGCTTCAGTGATGGTGAGATCCAAGTGAAACTCTCTGAGAGTGTTCGGGGCTGTCACGTTTATATCGTGCAGTCTACTTGCTTGCCGGTTAATGACAACCTGATGGAAATGCTCGTTATGATTGATGCACTTAAACGGGCATCTGCCAAGACGATTAACGTCGTTATTCCGTACTATGGTTATGCTAGACAGGACCGTAAGGCCCGTTCGCGTGACCCGATTACAGCCAAACTGGTTGCCAATTTGATCGAAAAAGCGGGTGCAACCCGTGTAATCGCAATGGACTTGCATGCCATGCAGATCCAGGGATTCTTCGACATTCCAGTCGATCATCTGCTCGGCGTGCCGATTTTGGCTCAATATTTCCGCTCGAAACAGATCGAAAATCCGGTTGTTGTATCGCCTGACCACGGCGGCGTAGTACGCGCTCGGAAACTGGCGGACTTCCTGAATGCACCTCTCGCAATTATCGACAAACGTCGTCCAGAGCCGAACGTCAGCGAAGTGATGAACATTATCGGTAACATCGAAGGTAAAACGGCAATTCTGATCGATGACATCATTGATACAGCGGGAACGATTGTACTGGGAGCAAATGCTCTGATGGAAGGCGGCGTGAAAGAAGTATACGCTTGCTGTACTCACCCGGTATTGTCCGGCCCTGCGATGGAACGCTTGGAGAATGCACCGCTGAAGGAAGTTATCGTAACGGATACTATTCCGATTACGCATGCTAACCCGACAAGCAAACTTAAAGTGTTGTCTGTAGCACCTTTGCTCGGAGAAGCCATTATCCGGGTTCATGAGGAATTGTCAATCAGCAAGCTGTTTGAAATTGAATAA
- the yabG gene encoding sporulation peptidase YabG — protein MNIGDLVVRKSYGGDVTFRLEGLQSDGAIIKGTEFRLLADSPVDDLIQVPYEPQSAKTRQAHVKAHQTLSRLQQNRMEQAERNREGLVQEWSVQQEPAYFEMPGKVLHLDGDPNYLKKSMNLYEQLRVPAEGQYVHESAMADTLYRLLPKVRPDIVVITGHDGVLKTRQPYDLYSLGSYKNSQNFVSAIQVARQYERHLDALTIVAGACQSHFEALLRAGANFASSPGRILIHALDPVYVAAKAAFTSVRETVNMNDILHNTISGSQGVGGVETRGSYRVGLPGLNDLSTLKVNPSAV, from the coding sequence ATGAATATCGGAGACTTGGTCGTTCGAAAGTCATACGGTGGAGATGTGACTTTCCGGTTGGAAGGCCTCCAGTCGGACGGTGCCATCATTAAAGGGACCGAGTTCCGGCTGTTAGCCGATTCCCCTGTGGACGATTTGATACAGGTTCCTTATGAACCGCAGAGTGCCAAGACGAGGCAGGCTCACGTGAAGGCGCATCAGACGCTCTCACGCTTGCAGCAGAATCGAATGGAACAGGCCGAGCGCAATCGTGAAGGTTTGGTTCAGGAATGGTCTGTTCAACAAGAACCCGCCTATTTTGAGATGCCTGGCAAAGTACTGCACTTGGATGGCGATCCTAATTATCTAAAAAAAAGCATGAACCTTTATGAGCAGCTTCGTGTTCCCGCAGAGGGGCAATACGTACATGAGTCTGCCATGGCGGACACTTTATATCGTCTGCTGCCCAAAGTTCGCCCGGACATTGTTGTCATTACTGGCCATGATGGTGTACTTAAGACTCGTCAGCCCTATGACTTATATAGTCTGGGCAGCTACAAAAATTCGCAAAACTTCGTATCTGCTATTCAGGTGGCTAGGCAATATGAACGCCATCTCGATGCGCTCACGATTGTAGCTGGTGCGTGTCAGTCCCACTTTGAGGCCTTGCTGCGTGCTGGAGCGAACTTTGCCAGTTCACCAGGCCGAATTCTCATTCATGCTTTAGACCCGGTCTATGTGGCAGCCAAGGCAGCCTTCACGTCAGTGCGCGAAACCGTGAATATGAATGACATTTTGCATAACACGATTAGTGGCAGCCAGGGTGTGGGCGGCGTTGAGACACGAGGGAGTTATCGGGTAGGTCTGCCCGGATTGAATGATTTATCCACGTTAAAAGTGAATCCATCAGCCGTCTGA
- the rnmV gene encoding ribonuclease M5, with protein MIKEVIVVEGRDDTVAIRRAVQADTIETGGSAINQRILKRIALAQERRGVIVLTDPDHAGERIRKIIANKVPGCKHAFIPEADATRKGDIGVENASPEAIRHALARVHTSYEGAPSLIDWEDLIAAGLIVHPQAAARRMEMGNLLGIGYCNGKQFHKRLSVFQITREEFSAALSQIEREGL; from the coding sequence ATGATAAAAGAAGTGATCGTGGTGGAAGGTCGTGACGACACCGTAGCTATTCGACGTGCGGTTCAGGCAGATACGATCGAGACTGGTGGGTCGGCCATCAACCAGCGTATTCTAAAGCGCATTGCACTTGCCCAAGAGAGACGTGGTGTCATCGTACTGACAGACCCGGATCATGCTGGTGAACGTATTCGTAAAATCATCGCCAATAAAGTACCTGGCTGCAAGCATGCCTTCATCCCGGAGGCAGATGCTACGCGTAAAGGCGACATCGGAGTGGAGAACGCCTCACCTGAGGCCATTCGTCATGCACTGGCACGTGTACACACGTCTTATGAAGGCGCACCCAGTCTGATCGATTGGGAGGATCTGATTGCGGCGGGACTGATTGTGCACCCACAGGCTGCTGCACGTCGTATGGAGATGGGCAATCTGCTGGGCATAGGATATTGCAACGGCAAGCAGTTCCACAAGCGGTTGAGTGTATTCCAGATTACCCGGGAAGAGTTCTCCGCAGCATTATCGCAAATTGAACGTGAAGGATTGTGA
- the rsmA gene encoding 16S rRNA (adenine(1518)-N(6)/adenine(1519)-N(6))-dimethyltransferase RsmA yields MKGMEETVEIATPKRTKEIIQRHGFSFKKSLGQNFLIDQNILNKIVNAADLDESKGALEIGPGIGALTERLARVAGPVTAVEIDQRLLPILGEVMQPYPNVRVHHGDVLKLDLAELFRTDFGTVDKVSVVANLPYYVTTPIMMKLLEEKLPVDSIVVMIQKEVAERMAAAPGSKDYGSLSIAVQYYSMPELVCIVPPTVFIPQPNVESAVIKLKVREQPPVEVPDEAHFFEVVQASFAQRRKTISNNLKARFFTKENREQADQLLEQAGIQPSRRGETLSLQEYATLSTVMWEAGVRAAL; encoded by the coding sequence ATGAAGGGCATGGAAGAAACGGTAGAGATTGCAACCCCCAAACGAACCAAAGAAATTATTCAAAGACACGGATTTTCATTCAAGAAGAGCCTGGGTCAGAACTTTCTGATCGATCAAAATATATTGAACAAAATTGTAAATGCAGCTGATTTGGACGAGTCCAAGGGTGCACTTGAGATCGGACCAGGTATCGGCGCCCTCACAGAACGTCTGGCTCGGGTAGCCGGGCCTGTAACGGCTGTAGAGATTGATCAGCGGCTGCTGCCGATTCTGGGTGAAGTGATGCAGCCTTATCCGAATGTTCGTGTGCATCATGGGGATGTGCTGAAGCTGGATCTGGCTGAGCTGTTCCGCACCGATTTTGGAACGGTAGATAAAGTGAGTGTTGTGGCCAATCTGCCTTATTATGTAACGACGCCAATCATGATGAAGCTGCTCGAAGAGAAGCTGCCTGTAGACAGCATTGTGGTCATGATCCAGAAGGAAGTGGCTGAACGCATGGCTGCTGCTCCTGGATCTAAGGACTATGGCAGTCTGAGCATTGCAGTCCAGTACTACAGTATGCCTGAATTGGTCTGTATTGTTCCGCCCACGGTATTTATTCCGCAGCCTAATGTGGAATCGGCTGTAATCAAGTTAAAGGTGCGTGAGCAACCGCCGGTTGAAGTTCCCGACGAGGCACATTTCTTCGAAGTGGTACAGGCTTCATTCGCGCAGCGTAGAAAAACAATCTCCAATAATTTGAAAGCTCGTTTCTTCACAAAGGAGAACAGAGAACAGGCTGATCAGCTGCTGGAGCAGGCTGGTATTCAGCCTTCGAGACGGGGAGAAACATTGAGCCTGCAGGAGTATGCGACACTCAGTACCGTAATGTGGGAAGCTGGGGTACGCGCAGCTCTGTAA
- the pth gene encoding aminoacyl-tRNA hydrolase has product MKWIVGLGNPGPNYAKTRHNIGFMALDRLAERHNISITQSKCKALIGEGVIGGVKTVLIKPMTFMNLSGESVRAYMDFYKVSLEDLIVVYDDMDTETGKVRLRYQGSAGGHNGIKSIIQHTGTQQFNRVRMGISRPEPGHAIVDYVLSKFMKNEKEALEQTIEQTCNALEYSLDHTFEQTMAKFNG; this is encoded by the coding sequence ATGAAGTGGATTGTCGGCCTCGGAAATCCAGGCCCGAACTACGCTAAAACCCGTCATAATATCGGCTTTATGGCACTCGATCGACTTGCAGAGCGCCATAATATCTCCATTACGCAGAGCAAATGCAAGGCGCTGATTGGAGAAGGTGTGATTGGCGGCGTCAAAACGGTGCTGATTAAACCAATGACGTTTATGAACCTGTCCGGTGAGTCGGTAAGGGCTTATATGGATTTTTATAAAGTTAGTCTGGAAGACCTGATTGTTGTCTACGATGATATGGACACGGAAACAGGCAAAGTCAGATTGCGTTACCAGGGCAGTGCAGGTGGTCACAATGGAATCAAATCCATTATCCAGCATACCGGTACTCAGCAGTTTAACCGGGTACGGATGGGCATATCCCGACCAGAACCGGGACATGCCATTGTAGATTACGTACTGTCGAAGTTTATGAAGAACGAAAAGGAAGCACTCGAACAAACGATCGAACAGACCTGTAATGCATTGGAGTATAGTCTGGATCATACGTTTGAGCAGACGATGGCCAAGTTCAACGGGTAA
- the veg gene encoding biofilm formation stimulator Veg translates to MAKNTLLDIKRNLDAHIGQKIMLRANGGRRKTIERTGVLEETYPSVFIVKLDEEQETFKRVSYSYADILTESVEVMVFDPGSQTHSSYMET, encoded by the coding sequence ATGGCTAAAAATACGCTATTGGATATCAAACGCAATCTCGATGCACATATCGGTCAGAAAATTATGCTGCGGGCTAATGGTGGCCGCCGTAAGACCATTGAGCGTACGGGTGTATTGGAAGAAACGTACCCTTCTGTTTTTATTGTCAAGCTTGATGAGGAGCAAGAAACATTCAAGCGAGTATCCTACAGTTATGCTGATATACTTACGGAATCGGTGGAAGTCATGGTATTTGATCCAGGCAGCCAGACGCATAGCTCCTACATGGAGACGTAA
- the ispE gene encoding 4-(cytidine 5'-diphospho)-2-C-methyl-D-erythritol kinase has product MKIYEKAPAKINLMLDVLHKRRDGFHEVEMIMTMVDLADRLEMSELPRDTIFISSQAGYIPLDEKNLAFQAARLIKERYDVRTGVHIHLDKKIPVAAGLAGGSSDAAATLRGLNRLWRLNIPDQELQELGAELGSDVPFCITGGTALATGRGEKLTPMPNPPQCWVILAKPPINVSTADVYGRFRSDKIVRHPSAAKMEQAIRNQSFAEVCGQMGNVLEDVTLKLYPEVQHLKDAMIRLGADGVLMSGSGPTVFGLVSKESKVARIYNGLRGFCKEVYAVRMLT; this is encoded by the coding sequence TTGAAAATTTACGAAAAAGCGCCTGCTAAAATCAATTTGATGCTAGACGTTTTACATAAAAGAAGAGATGGATTCCACGAAGTTGAGATGATCATGACGATGGTGGATCTTGCCGATCGACTGGAAATGTCTGAGCTGCCTCGTGACACGATCTTTATCTCTAGTCAGGCGGGATATATCCCCCTGGATGAGAAGAACTTGGCTTTTCAGGCAGCCAGGCTCATCAAAGAGCGTTATGACGTGAGAACCGGAGTGCATATTCATCTGGACAAAAAAATACCAGTGGCCGCCGGACTTGCTGGTGGCAGCAGTGATGCAGCAGCAACGCTGCGTGGATTGAATCGCCTCTGGCGTCTCAACATCCCCGATCAAGAGCTGCAGGAACTTGGAGCCGAACTGGGCTCGGATGTGCCTTTCTGCATTACAGGCGGAACAGCACTCGCCACAGGCCGTGGGGAGAAGCTGACACCGATGCCGAATCCCCCGCAATGTTGGGTGATCTTGGCCAAGCCGCCGATTAATGTGTCCACAGCCGACGTCTATGGACGGTTCCGCAGCGACAAGATCGTTCGTCATCCGAGTGCTGCCAAAATGGAGCAGGCCATTCGCAATCAATCCTTTGCCGAAGTGTGCGGGCAGATGGGGAATGTGCTTGAGGACGTAACGTTGAAGCTGTATCCGGAAGTTCAGCATCTGAAGGATGCCATGATTCGGCTTGGAGCAGACGGAGTATTAATGTCAGGCAGCGGCCCTACTGTGTTTGGGCTGGTCTCCAAGGAGTCCAAAGTTGCACGGATCTACAATGGGCTGCGAGGCTTCTGTAAAGAAGTATACGCCGTACGTATGCTAACTTAA
- a CDS encoding anti-sigma-F factor Fin family protein encodes MSVNYVCRHCRTFIGRIDSARITEAQLGFHFLTPDERRDIIAYNSGGDITVRITCDYCKEALEFNPELSLLASPLQ; translated from the coding sequence ATGTCAGTGAATTATGTGTGTAGGCACTGCCGTACTTTTATTGGACGAATCGATTCTGCCCGGATAACGGAAGCGCAATTAGGCTTTCATTTCTTGACCCCCGACGAGCGGAGGGATATAATAGCGTATAATTCCGGTGGCGATATAACCGTTCGGATTACATGTGATTATTGCAAAGAAGCTTTGGAATTTAATCCTGAGCTGAGCCTGCTTGCGAGTCCGCTTCAATAA
- the glmU gene encoding bifunctional UDP-N-acetylglucosamine diphosphorylase/glucosamine-1-phosphate N-acetyltransferase GlmU encodes MAIVLAAGQGKRMKSKLYKVLHPVCGKPMVGHVLDAALRAGVERSVVVVGHGAEAVQSFLGSRAEYVLQAEQLGTGHAVKQVKSLLGSEAGSTIVVCGDTPLVTSETLEGLMKLHESRGAAATVLTAKLDNPKGYGRVIRGEDGSVQRIVEQKDCTEQEDAVNEINTGTYCFDNAKLFAALEKVTNQNAQGEYYLTDVVGIFRNDGEVVEAYMSDDIAESIGVNDRLALSQAEAFMRERLAVRHMLNGVTIIDPASTYIGADVTIGSDTVLYPGTILKGSTTIGEACHIGPQADIEDSIIQDGVTIKHSVLSQAEVGSEATVGPFAYLRPGTKLGRKVKIGDFVEVKNATIDEGSKVSHLSYIGDAKVGKNVNVGCGAITVNYDGYNKAVTTIEDDAFVGSNVNLIAPVTVGKGAYVVAGSTVTHSVPDNDLAIARPRQENKPGYAEKIRGRAKAKKQNAKPE; translated from the coding sequence ATGGCAATCGTTCTTGCGGCAGGGCAAGGCAAACGGATGAAATCAAAATTGTACAAGGTACTGCATCCCGTATGCGGTAAACCAATGGTGGGTCACGTGCTGGATGCAGCTCTTCGCGCAGGTGTTGAACGCAGCGTCGTTGTGGTCGGTCACGGTGCCGAAGCGGTGCAGTCATTTTTGGGTTCCAGAGCAGAGTACGTGCTTCAGGCTGAACAATTGGGAACAGGACATGCGGTGAAGCAGGTTAAATCTCTGCTCGGCAGTGAAGCAGGGTCAACCATTGTTGTCTGTGGAGATACACCACTTGTGACCAGTGAAACGCTGGAAGGACTGATGAAGCTGCATGAGAGTCGCGGAGCAGCAGCAACGGTACTTACAGCTAAACTGGACAATCCCAAAGGGTACGGTCGCGTTATTCGCGGAGAAGATGGTTCAGTACAACGCATTGTGGAACAGAAGGATTGCACGGAGCAGGAAGATGCCGTGAACGAAATCAACACAGGTACGTACTGCTTCGATAATGCCAAGTTGTTCGCTGCGCTGGAGAAAGTGACGAACCAGAATGCTCAGGGAGAGTATTATCTCACTGACGTGGTTGGCATTTTCCGTAATGATGGAGAAGTGGTGGAGGCCTACATGTCAGATGACATCGCGGAATCCATCGGAGTTAATGATCGGCTTGCCCTTTCACAAGCAGAAGCGTTCATGCGTGAACGTTTGGCGGTAAGACATATGTTGAACGGTGTTACGATCATCGATCCGGCATCGACATATATCGGGGCGGATGTTACCATTGGATCAGATACGGTATTGTATCCGGGTACCATACTCAAAGGGTCAACTACCATTGGTGAAGCCTGCCATATTGGTCCTCAGGCTGATATCGAAGACAGTATCATTCAGGATGGGGTTACAATCAAACATTCTGTGCTGTCACAAGCCGAGGTTGGATCAGAAGCAACCGTAGGTCCATTTGCTTATTTGCGTCCAGGCACCAAACTGGGCCGCAAAGTAAAAATTGGTGACTTTGTTGAAGTGAAAAATGCTACAATTGATGAAGGCTCCAAAGTATCTCATCTCAGTTATATTGGGGATGCTAAAGTCGGGAAAAACGTAAATGTTGGATGCGGGGCAATAACGGTGAATTATGATGGATATAATAAAGCTGTAACGACGATTGAAGATGATGCGTTCGTAGGCAGCAATGTCAATCTGATTGCACCTGTCACGGTAGGAAAAGGCGCATATGTTGTTGCGGGCTCTACCGTTACCCATTCCGTTCCCGACAACGATCTCGCGATTGCCCGCCCACGCCAGGAGAACAAACCTGGGTATGCGGAGAAAATCCGTGGTCGTGCCAAAGCAAAGAAACAAAATGCCAAACCCGAATAA
- a CDS encoding small, acid-soluble spore protein, alpha/beta type, with amino-acid sequence MSRRRRSVMSDELKNELAKDLGFYDTVQQEGWGGIKAKDAGNMVKRAIQLAEEAARKS; translated from the coding sequence ATGAGCCGGAGAAGAAGAAGTGTAATGTCGGATGAACTCAAGAATGAACTGGCAAAAGACCTGGGGTTCTATGATACTGTCCAGCAGGAAGGTTGGGGCGGGATCAAAGCGAAGGATGCGGGCAATATGGTGAAACGGGCCATTCAACTTGCGGAAGAAGCTGCACGCAAATCGTAA
- the spoVG gene encoding septation regulator SpoVG, translated as MQITDVRLRRVNSEGRMKAIASITIDNEFVVHDIRVIDGNNGMFVAMPSKRTPDGEFRDIAHPISSGTREKIQAAVLTEYDRAATEEEVIEEGA; from the coding sequence ATGCAAATTACGGATGTCAGACTCCGCCGTGTTAACTCTGAGGGGAGAATGAAGGCTATCGCATCCATTACCATCGATAACGAATTCGTCGTTCATGACATTCGCGTCATCGATGGCAATAACGGAATGTTTGTTGCTATGCCGAGCAAGCGGACTCCTGACGGAGAATTCCGTGATATCGCCCACCCGATCTCTTCCGGTACTCGCGAGAAGATTCAAGCAGCTGTTTTGACTGAGTATGATCGCGCAGCAACTGAGGAAGAAGTCATTGAAGAAGGTGCCTGA
- the purR gene encoding pur operon repressor yields MKKLKRSARLVEMTQYLLSRPHTVIPLTTFAERYGAAKSSISEDLAIIKEVFEEGGSGELHTLAGAAGGVKWIPKVSRELALAFAERLSTQLAQPDRILPGEYLYMSDLLGQPALMNEAGKIFATAFGNMDIDVVMTVETKGIPLAYATGAQLNLPVVLVRRDHQATEGSAVSINYVSGSHKSLHTMSLSRRAMREHSRVLIVDDFMKAGGTVQGMIDLLAEFNATVAGVGVLVESGSVDSEERLLTDYISLAKLTAVDAKSRHISVKPGNYFDV; encoded by the coding sequence GTGAAGAAATTAAAACGAAGCGCAAGGCTGGTTGAAATGACGCAGTACTTATTGTCTAGACCGCATACGGTTATTCCGTTGACCACATTTGCCGAACGCTACGGAGCTGCGAAGTCGTCGATCAGTGAAGATTTGGCGATTATCAAAGAAGTGTTCGAAGAAGGTGGTTCGGGAGAACTGCATACACTGGCTGGAGCAGCCGGGGGAGTAAAGTGGATTCCAAAGGTGTCCAGAGAACTGGCACTGGCTTTTGCAGAACGACTTTCTACCCAGCTCGCGCAGCCCGATCGGATACTCCCTGGTGAGTACCTGTACATGTCCGACCTGCTTGGACAGCCCGCATTGATGAATGAAGCCGGCAAGATTTTTGCAACGGCCTTTGGCAATATGGATATTGATGTGGTGATGACGGTCGAGACTAAAGGAATTCCGCTTGCTTATGCGACCGGAGCCCAGCTCAACCTGCCTGTAGTGCTCGTGCGTAGGGACCATCAGGCTACGGAAGGATCGGCCGTAAGTATCAATTATGTATCCGGGTCCCATAAAAGCCTACATACCATGTCCCTATCTCGCAGGGCTATGCGTGAGCACTCCAGAGTGCTCATTGTAGATGATTTTATGAAAGCCGGGGGAACCGTCCAAGGGATGATCGACCTATTAGCCGAGTTTAATGCTACGGTAGCGGGAGTAGGCGTATTAGTAGAATCTGGATCGGTTGATTCGGAAGAACGACTGCTGACGGATTACATTTCTCTGGCGAAGCTGACGGCGGTTGATGCGAAGAGCAGACACATTTCCGTCAAGCCTGGCAACTATTTTGACGTGTAG